A part of Saimiri boliviensis isolate mSaiBol1 chromosome 11, mSaiBol1.pri, whole genome shotgun sequence genomic DNA contains:
- the CIROZ gene encoding uncharacterized protein C1orf127 homolog isoform X1 gives MICEHVLFLQTPWLLSLRGELVASLEDASLMGLYVDINATTVTVQSPRQDLLQRWEVLNTTAELLPLWLLRGHHAYSLEAACPPVSSQPESEVLVHIPKQRLGLVKRGSYTEETLSLQFLRVRQSNTFMVTENKGFVVVSIPAARVLQVQQCRKVGGTLGTQAFYRIDLSLEFAEMAAPVLWTVESFFQCVGSGTESPASTATQSTTLSPPSPGPETPPVGAPSATASQVRAAGPAAQEWLPREFPHQPSDEPAKKGLGPFLQTAKPARRSQTSVSIFPRVMQAQQGLQTPPGEAVLPGHPTPPATLPSEPVEGVQAGRQWPHAILPAYPALTLSMSPDASSPPPPAPRPGQSESLLVSGPSVTLTEGLGTVRPEQDPTRTPRSPLLLRGLARGHAAAPEPVLGEPDQAREEFQPLTRPWRARLAAAALVLHHSPGELRETSSRMEVEGLRQTRPGLPREGAREHLDPSSSEPSQDTEGLGLPILPGREATFSTRRVKQPDLSACVDASGPMLTGTPRVRPAVPLAVLPMEPLPAEPIRPAALLTPKASSTGGPDRAGDLESAPSRPAAREELGYAHTSSPLSMRTLSLWATIETSPPSLVEHGHPFQAGQGAPPQQELTEPTLAPSAESHRLPELQDSVEALSERPPH, from the exons CAAGACCTTCTTCAGAGGTGGGAG gtgctgAACACCACCGCTGAGCTCCTGCCACTCTGGCTGCTGAGAGGTCACCATGCCTATTCTTTAGAAGCCGCTTGCCCACCTG TGTCATCGCAGCCAGAGTCGGAGGTCTTAGTTCACATCCCCAAGCAGAGACTGGGTCTGGTCAAAAGAGGTTCCTACACTGAGGAAACCCTGAGCCTCCAGTTCCTCCGGGTTCGCCAGTCCAACACCTTCATGGTGACGGAAAACAAGGGCTTTGTGGTGGTCAGTATCCCAGCGGCCAGGGTGCTCCAAGTCCAG CAATGCCGGAAAGTTGGAGGAACCCTGGGAACACAAGCTTTCTATAGGATAGACCTGAGCCTGGAATTTGCCGAGATGGCTGCCCCAGTCCTCTGGACGGTGGAGAGCTTCTTCCAGTGCGTGG GTTCAGGAACAGAGTCGCCTGCCTCAACTGCCACACAGAGCACCACTCTCTCCCCACCATCCCCAGGACCAGAGACCCCTCCAGTGGGAGCGCCATCTGCTACCGCCTCCCAGGTGCGGGCTGCAGGACCAGCTGCCCAAGAATGGCTTCCTCGGGAATTCCCACACCAGCCTTCTGATGAGCCGGCCAAG AAGGGGCTTGGACCGTTCCTACAAACGGCCAAACCTGCGAGGAGAAGCCAGACATCTGTCTCCATTTTCCCCAGAGTGATGCAAGCTCAGCAAGGTCTCCAGACTCCTCCAGGGGAAGCAGTGCTTCCTGGACACCCCACGCCTCCAGCCACGCTCCCCTCAGAGCCTGTAGAGGGTGTGCAGGCTGGCCGCCAGTGGCCACATGCAATCTTGCCAGCGTACCCAGCTCTGACCCTGAGCATGTCCCCAGACGCCTCCTCTCCTCCACCGCCAGCCCCAAGGCCTGGACAATCTGAATCACTCCTAGTCTCAGGACCATCTGTCACCCTGACGGAAGGTCTAGGAACTGTGAGACCTGAGCAGGACCCCACCAGGACTCCACGAAGTCCcctcctgctgagagggctgGCAAGGGGGCATGCGGCTGCACCTGAGCCCGTCTTGGGGGAGCCTGACCAAGCCAGAGAAGAGTTCCAGCCATTGACGAGGCCCTGGCGGGCCAGGCTGGCTGCAGCGGCACTGGTTTTGCACCATTCCCCCGGAGAGCTGCGGGAAACGTCCTCTAGAATGGAGGTGGAGGGGCTGCGCCAGACCAGGCCTGGTCTCCCCAGGGAGGGGGCCAGGGAGCACCTGGACCCGTCATCCTCAGAACCAAGCCAGGACACAGAGGGGCTGGGACTCCCCATTCTGCCAGGAAGGGAGGCCACATTCTCCACCCGACGGGTGAAGCAGCCAGACCTCAGTGCCTGTGTGGACGCCTCGGGACCCATGCTCACCGGGACGCCCAGGGTGAGACCAGCAGTGCCCCTGGCGGTTCTTCCTATGGAACCTCTGCCAGCAGAACCCATTCGCCCGGCAGCTCTTCTGACACCCAAAGCCTCATCTACAGGAGGGCCGGACCGGGCCGGAGACCTGGAGTCAGCCCCCAGCCGGCCAGCGGCCCGGGAGGAGTTGGGGTATGCACACACATCCAGCCCTCTGTCCATGCGAACCCTGAGCCTGTGGGCTACCATAGAAACGTCACCACCCAGCCTGGTGGAGCATGGGCACCCCTTCCAGGCTGGCCAGGGGGCCCCACCCCAGCAGGAGCTGACGGAGCCCACCTTGGCACCGAGTGCTGAAAGCCACAGGCTTCCTGAACTTCAGGACAGTGTGGAGGCGCTGTCTGAGAGGCCCCCACACTGA